From a single Couchioplanes caeruleus genomic region:
- a CDS encoding GGDEF domain-containing protein — protein MRKNLVTGLAATALVGAFVGRLCATPTIRHLRRENDALAQQVRTDRLTGVLSRAGLEQAYTVSNDRGRFVIVVDLDTFKSVNDEHGHPTGDRVLSALGVRLADLASRHRGWAGRLGGDEFALILANCTAAQALQAASQAVAAIVTDSRTGPVHVRGSAGIAYATADTSWSNALTDADIALYHAKQHGTVTVFEPGMTYPERPVPRRRARDVRTTN, from the coding sequence ATGCGTAAGAACCTCGTTACGGGCCTTGCCGCCACGGCGCTGGTCGGCGCTTTCGTTGGCCGGCTCTGCGCGACGCCGACTATCCGCCACCTGCGCCGAGAGAACGACGCACTGGCCCAGCAGGTCCGTACCGACCGGCTCACGGGCGTGTTGAGCCGGGCCGGACTCGAGCAGGCGTACACCGTAAGCAACGACCGTGGACGCTTTGTGATCGTCGTGGATCTCGACACCTTCAAGTCCGTGAACGACGAACATGGTCATCCCACCGGTGACCGGGTCCTGAGCGCGCTCGGCGTACGCCTCGCCGATCTGGCGTCACGGCACCGCGGCTGGGCGGGCCGGCTCGGTGGCGACGAATTCGCTCTGATCCTGGCCAACTGCACCGCAGCGCAAGCGCTGCAGGCCGCGTCTCAAGCAGTGGCGGCCATCGTCACCGACAGCCGCACCGGCCCGGTCCATGTGCGCGGCAGTGCGGGAATCGCCTACGCAACGGCCGATACCTCGTGGTCGAACGCATTGACCGACGCCGACATCGCCCTCTATCACGCGAAGCAGCACGGCACGGTCACAGTGTTCGAGCCCGGCATGACCTACCCCGAGCGGCCGGTGCCTCGCCGGCGTGCCCGTGACGTACGTACGACGAACTAG
- a CDS encoding GP88 family protein, with protein sequence MQSNRRLKHIGVWTWSLPAWAGRLPDGRTYNTCPSAGICRHVCYALHGAYLWPVVRSRHEANLRFVLEDLPGWQRAMMAELQASRFAGRWVRIHDSGDFFSDDYLRAWTGICRARPEVNFYCYTKEVDRLRRLVEPDPPDNLHWVYSYGGVQDHSLDPGVDRVADVFPDEDAIERAGWSSQRESDLLAVLGPPLVGMSANRIPVFLKRIAGRRFSTWQAVETAARAARHKATGSRRRAPS encoded by the coding sequence ATGCAGAGCAACCGCCGGCTCAAACACATCGGCGTGTGGACGTGGAGCCTTCCGGCGTGGGCCGGGCGGCTGCCGGATGGGCGCACCTACAACACCTGCCCGTCGGCGGGTATCTGCCGACACGTCTGCTACGCCCTGCACGGCGCTTACCTGTGGCCTGTCGTCCGTAGCCGGCATGAGGCGAACTTGCGGTTCGTGCTTGAAGATCTGCCGGGCTGGCAGCGGGCGATGATGGCTGAGCTCCAGGCGTCTCGCTTCGCGGGCCGGTGGGTTCGCATCCATGACTCGGGCGACTTCTTCTCCGACGACTATCTACGTGCTTGGACCGGCATCTGCCGAGCCCGCCCGGAGGTCAATTTCTACTGCTACACCAAGGAAGTCGACCGGCTCCGACGGTTGGTGGAGCCGGATCCGCCCGACAACCTGCACTGGGTGTACTCCTACGGCGGCGTTCAGGACCACTCGCTGGACCCGGGGGTGGACCGGGTCGCCGACGTGTTCCCCGACGAGGACGCGATCGAGCGAGCCGGCTGGTCATCCCAACGTGAGTCAGACCTACTGGCGGTGCTGGGCCCGCCGCTGGTGGGGATGTCGGCCAATCGAATCCCGGTGTTTCTGAAGCGAATCGCCGGGCGCCGGTTCAGCACGTGGCAGGCGGTCGAGACCGCAGCTCGGGCTGCGCGGCACAAAGCAACAGGCAGTAGGCGCAGGGCGCCGTCATAG
- a CDS encoding sulfite exporter TauE/SafE family protein yields MTWQTGLTGFLAGLLISLVTTPVGVSGAVFLLPVQLSILHVPSPAVTPTNLMFNVVAGPGALARYRRNGQLTGPLARLLIAGTVPGVIFGAIIRVFAIPGPQVFRLVAAAVLLPLGLWLVVRALRPAKADRPPLSRRTTIGLSLVTGAVGGIYGIGGGSILGPILAGRGVPMTQIAPAALAATFVTSLVGAGTYGILALTTSGDIAPHWILGLLCGAGGLIGGYLGARLQPYLPERALRLLLGTLATALAVLYLIQGLQPHQ; encoded by the coding sequence ATGACCTGGCAGACCGGCCTCACCGGTTTCCTCGCTGGGCTGCTGATCTCCCTCGTCACCACACCCGTCGGGGTATCCGGCGCCGTGTTCCTGCTCCCGGTCCAGCTCAGCATTCTGCATGTTCCCAGCCCGGCCGTCACCCCGACGAACTTGATGTTCAACGTCGTCGCCGGCCCCGGCGCTCTGGCCCGCTACCGCCGTAACGGCCAGCTCACCGGCCCACTCGCCCGGCTCCTGATCGCCGGCACCGTCCCGGGTGTCATCTTCGGCGCGATCATCCGGGTCTTTGCCATCCCCGGGCCGCAGGTGTTCCGCCTCGTGGCGGCCGCGGTGCTGCTGCCGCTCGGCCTCTGGCTTGTGGTCCGAGCCCTGCGCCCAGCAAAGGCGGACCGGCCACCGCTTTCGCGGCGCACCACGATTGGCCTCAGCCTCGTCACCGGCGCCGTCGGCGGCATCTATGGCATCGGCGGGGGCTCCATCCTCGGTCCGATCCTCGCCGGACGTGGCGTACCGATGACCCAGATCGCTCCCGCGGCCCTTGCCGCCACGTTCGTGACGTCTCTGGTCGGGGCCGGGACCTACGGCATCCTGGCCCTCACCACCAGTGGTGACATCGCCCCGCACTGGATCCTCGGGCTGCTCTGCGGAGCCGGCGGACTCATCGGCGGCTACCTCGGCGCCCGGCTCCAGCCCTACCTCCCGGAACGAGCATTGCGACTACTCCTCGGCACTCTCGCGACCGCCCTTGCCGTGCTGTACCTGATCCAAGGCCTTCAGCCTCACCAGTAG